A window of Ranitomeya variabilis isolate aRanVar5 chromosome 2, aRanVar5.hap1, whole genome shotgun sequence contains these coding sequences:
- the KCNF1 gene encoding voltage-gated potassium channel regulatory subunit KCNF1, whose translation MPFGDQKINIDAFSHPSLVCRIWRNTLILCKVSVWTKIDQFQIKMFGSSSSEDLNESGSDCSEEVEIIVNVGGIRQILYGDILSRYPETRLAELMNCIAGGYDAIFSLCDDYDPGQREFYFDRDPDAFKCIMEVYYYGEVHMKKGICPICFQNEMEFWKIDLSFLDECCKSHLSEKKEELEEIARRVQTILDDLGVDTTESRWKRFQKYVWKFMEKPESSFPARVTAVLSFLFILISSIVMCLGTIPDLQVEDSEGNHVEHPTLDNIETACIIWFTMEYILRLMSSPNKLHFALSFMNIIDVLAILPFYVSLILTHLGARMMELTNVQQAVQALRIMRIARIFKLARHSSGLQTLTYALKSSFKELGLLLMYLAVGIFVFSALGYTMEQSHPETLFKSIPQSFWWAIITMTTVGYGDIYPKTTLGKLNAATSFLCGVIAIALPIHPIINNFVKYYNKQRVLETATKHELELMELHSSGGDLRGFRSDTCRSEDVKMWSHLKASHSDTFIPALSKEKHHRTRLQSCK comes from the coding sequence ATGCCTTTTGGAGACCAGAAGATCAACATTGATGCTTTCTCACATCCTTCCCTGGTTTGTAGGATTTGGAGAAATACTCTAATACTTTGCAAAGTTTCTGTTTGGACCAAAATTGACCAATTTCAAATCAAAATGTTTGGAAGTTCCAGCTCTGAAGACCTGAATGAGAGTGGATCAGACTGCAGTGAGGAGGTAGAGATCATAGTCAATGTTGGGGGTATCAGGCAAATCCTTTATGGTGATATCTTAAGCAGGTATCCAGAAACCAGACTGGCAGAGCTAATGAACTGTATAGCTGGGGGGTATGATGCCATCTTCTCACTATGCGATGATTATGACCCAGGGCAAAGGGAATTTTACTTTGATAGGGACCCTGATGCTTTCAAGTGTATCATGGAGGTATATTATTATGGAGAGGTGCATATGAAGAAGGGGATATGTCCTATTTGTTTTCAGAATGAAATGGAGTTCTGGAAAATAGACTTAAGTTTTTTGGATGAATGCTGTAAAAGCCACCTAAGTGAGAAAAAGGAGGAATTGGAGGAGATAGCCAGGAGGGTACAGACCATCCTTGATGACCTGGGGGTTGACACAACAGAGAGTAGATGGAAAAGGTTTCAGAAGTATGTCTGGAAGTTCATGGAGAAACCAGAGTCCTCCTTTCCAGCCAGGGTCACGGCAGTTCTATCATTTCTCTTCATCCTGATCTCCTCCATTGTCATGTGTTTGGGAACTATCCCAGATCTTCAGGTGGAGGACTCTGAGGGGAACCATGTAGAGCACCCTACTCTAGACAACATAGAGACTGCATGTATCATCTGGTTCACCATGGAGTATATCCTAAGACTCATGTCTTCACCTAACAAGTTACACTTTGCCCTATCTTTTATGAATATTATCGATGTGTTGGCCATCTTGCCTTTTTATGTCAGCCTAATCCTGACACACCTTGGAGCAAGAATGATGGAGCTGACTAATGTCCAGCAAGCAGTCCAGGCATTGAGAATTATGAGGATTGCTAGGATTTTCAAACTTGCCCGGCATTCTTCTGGTCTCCAGACTTTAACCTATGCCTTGAAGAGCAGTTTTAAGGAGTTAGGGCTCCTCTTAATGTACCTTGCTGTTGGCATCTTTGTATTCTCAGCCCTTGGATACACAATGGAGCAAAGCCATCCAGAAACTTTGTTCAAGAGCATCCCTCAGTCATTCTGGTGGGCTATCATCACTATGACAACTGTTGGGTATGGGGACATCTACCCTAAAACCACTCTGGGGAAACTGAATGCAGCTACAAGTTTCCTCTGTGGGGTGATAGCCATCGCTCTCCCCATTCACCCCATTATCAACAACTTTGTGAAGTATTACAACAAACAGAGGGTTTTGGAAACTGCTACCAAGCATGAACTGGAATTGATGGAACTTCATTCTTCTGGAGGAGATCTCAGAGGCTTCAGAAGTGACACATGCAGGTCTGAGGATGTGAAGATGTGGAGTCACCTCAAAGCTTCCCACAGTGACACTTTCATTCCAGCATTGTCTAAGGAGAAACATCACAGGACAAGACTGCAGAGTTGCAAATAA